In the genome of Mytilus edulis chromosome 3, xbMytEdul2.2, whole genome shotgun sequence, one region contains:
- the LOC139515020 gene encoding E3 ubiquitin-protein ligase TRIM45-like: protein MALSNSLQSGQVPMLCQMCEESNEIKWKCLQCDFLLCTKCQQLHQKVKSTDQHIIIDIKDITTYQHDVNDQPDIINTPCSVHNGQNCCQFCKTCEEIICSLCFLQAHNTHDMIGLAKEYELTLEAVNNFRTEVEENILQIEKGLSKLDIRKTSEESLYESEKQKILNRERTLKNEIEMHTQNLLMKLDHRREYFKKSVQNEENRSKKLKKDLEIRRESLDHTLKQNNATEVFNIFKQERELRADSKQRIAPVNTRIKGLPQYVPGKQQILMSQHGVLTELGDKEQYKFKFQVLQQFKTKFIVVENLVCCEDGTMWINNSVTNKLRKIQLKKGSEPVQILKKLKAFAFSMALLPTGDLLISSKTDALQILSKATGEIKRSIFSFAPLLTLAVHVTKANQIIVGVRENGEPFPANGPRQVIVLDMIGRKEKVYHLDNNGQSIFTAAARITSDNDNNCYVLDRLNADYEGRIVALNKTNGIRWVYSDQHINKQRTFTPKDLIATKSDNIIVADSTNNIIHIIDTYYGQCLYYLYTKDQLGIQLPFSLEFDNTGTLYIGCGIYNNESNEAKLYTVQVSGFGIW, encoded by the coding sequence ATGGCATTATCAAATTCTCTACAGAGTGGACAAGTTCCTATGCTCTGCCAGATGTGTGAGGAATCTAATGAGATCAAATGGAAATGTTTACAGTGTGACTTTCTCTTGTGTACAAAATGTCAACAACTTCATCAGAAGGTGAAATCTACCGACCAGCATATAATTATAGACATTAAAGACATAACTACATATCAACACGACGTCAATGATCAACCAGACATAATTAATACTCCATGTAGTGTTCATAATGGACAAAACTGTTGCCAGTTTTGCAAGACATGTGAGGAAATTATCTGTTCTTTATGTTTTCTTCAAGCCCATAACACCCACGACATGATAGGATTAGCTAAAGAGTATGAGTTGACATTGGAAGCTGTCAATAACTTTCGTACGGAAGTGGAAGaaaacattttacaaattgaGAAAGGATTATCTAAACTCGATATTAGGAAAACCTCTGAAGAATCATTATATGAATCAGAGAAGCAGAAAATTCTGAACAGGGAAAGAACTTTAAAGAATGAAATTGAAATGCATACACAGAATCTTTTGATGAAACTTGATCACCGGAGGGAGTATTTTAAGAAATCAGTACAAAATGAAGAAAATAGatcaaagaagttaaaaaaagatTTAGAAATTCGGAGAGAGAGCCTAGATCACACCCTAAAACAAAACAATGCAACTGAAGTTTTCAACATATTCAAACAGGAAAGAGAATTAAGAGCAGACAGTAAACAGAGAATAGCACCAGTGAACACTAGGATTAAGGGATTGCCACAATATGTACCAGGAAAACAACAAATTTTGATGTCACAACACGGAGTATTGACTGAGCTTGGAGATAAGGAACAGTACAAATTTAAATTCCAAGTGCTACAGCAGTTTAAAACTAAATTCATAGTTGTAGAAAATTTAGTTTGCTGTGAAGATGGAACTATGTGGATAAACAACAGTGTGACTAATAAATTACGGAAGATACAACTAAAGAAAGGATCAGAACCGGTACAGATCCTTAAGAAACTAAAAGCATTTGCATTTAGCATGGCTTTATTACCGACAGGGGATTTACTGATATCTTCAAAGACAGATGCTCTTCAAATACTTTCTAAAGCTACTGGAGAAATTAAACGGTCTATATTCAGCTTTGCACCTCTTCTTACCTTAGCTGTTCATGTAACCAAAGCTAACCAAATCATAGTAGGGGTTAGAGAAAATGGAGAACCATTTCCAGCCAATGGTCCTAGACAGGTCATTGTGTTGGATATGATTGGAAGGAAAGAAAAGGTGTACCATTTAGACAATAATGGGCAATCTATCTTTACAGCTGCTGCAAGAATAACTTCAGACAATGACAATAACTGTTATGTTCTAGATCGTCTCAATGCAGACTACGAAGGTAGAATAGTTGCATTAAATAAAACCAATGGAATAAGATGGGTATATAGTGatcaacacatcaacaaacaacgaACATTCACGCCTAAAGATTTAATTGCTACAAAATCAGACAATATTATAGTTGCAGATAGTACCAATAACATAATTCATATCATTGACACTTATTATGGACAGTGTTTGTATTACCTGTACACTAAGGATCAGTTAGGTATTCAGTTACCGTTCTCTTTAGAATTTGACAATACAGGAACATTATACATAGGGTGTGGTATATACAACAATGAATCTAATGAGGCCAAACTATATACAGTTCAGGTTTCAGGATTCGGCATATGGTGA
- the LOC139515021 gene encoding uncharacterized protein, with amino-acid sequence MALSNSLQSGQVPMLCQMCEESNEIKWKCLQCDFLLCTKCQQLHQKVKSTDQHIIIDIKDITTYQQEVNDQPGIINIPCSAHNGQNCCQFCKTCEEIICPLCFLQAHNTHDMIGLAKEYELTLKAVNNFHTEVEENILQIEKGLSKLDIRKTSEESLYESEKQKILNRERVLKNEVEMHTHNLLMKLDHRREYFKKAVQNEENRSKKLKKDLEIRRESLDHTLKQNNATEVFNIFKQERQLRADSKQRMAPANSMMKGLPQYVPGKQPILMSQHGVLTELGDKEQYKFNFQVLQQFKTKFIIVNNLVCCEDGTMWINNSMTNKLRKIQLKKGSEPVQILKKLKAFAYSMALLPTGDLLISSKTDALQILSKATGEIKRSIFSFAPLLTLAVHVTKANQIIVGVRENGEPFPVNGPRQVIVLDMNGRKEKVYHLDNNGQSIFTAPARITSDNDNNCYVLDRLNADYDGRIVALNKTNGIRWVYSDQHINIQRTFTPKDLVATKSDNIIVADSTHHIIHIIDTYYGQCLYYLYTKDQLGIQLPFSLDFDNTGTLYIGCGTFINGSVEAKLYTVQVSGFGIW; translated from the coding sequence ATGGCATTATCAAATTCTCTACAGAGTGGACAAGTTCCTATGCTCTGCCAGATGTGTGAGGAATCTAATGAGATCAAATGGAAATGTTTACAGTGTGACTTTCTCTTGTGTACAAAATGTCAACAACTTCATCAGAAAGTGAAATCTACCGACCAGCATATAATTATAGACATTAAAGACATAACTACATATCAACAAGAAGTCAATGATCAACCAGGCATAATTAATATTCCATGTAGTGCTCATAATGGACAAAACTGTTGCCAGTTTTGCAAGACATGTGAGGAAATTATCTGTCCTTTATGTTTTCTTCAAGCCCATAACACCCACGACATGATAGGATTAGCTAAAGAATATGAGTTGACATTGAAAGCTGTCAATAACTTTCATACTGAAGTTGAAGaaaacattttacaaattgaGAAAGGATTATCTAAACTAGATATTAGGAAAACCTCTGAAGAATCATTATATGAATCAGAGAAGCAGAAAATTCTGAACAGGGAAAGAGTTTTAAAGAATGAAGTTGAAATGCATACACATAATCTTTTGATGAAACTTGATCACCGGAGGGAGTATTTTAAGAAAGCAGTACAAAATGAAGAAAAtagatcaaaaaagttaaaaaaagatttaGAAATTCGGAGAGAGAGCCTAGATCACACCCTAAAACAAAACAATGCAACTGAAGTTTTCAACATATTCAAACAGGAAAGACAACTAAGAGCAGACAGTAAACAGAGAATGGCACCAGCGAACAGTATGATGAAGGGATTGCCACAATATGTACCAGGAAAACAACCAATTTTGATGTCACAACACGGAGTATTGACTGAGCTTGGAGATAAGGAACAGTACAAATTTAATTTCCAAGTGCTACAGCAGTTTAAAACTAAATTcataattgtaaataatttagTTTGCTGTGAAGATGGAACTATGTGGATAAACAACAGTATGACTAATAAATTACGAAAGATACAATTAAAGAAAGGATCAGAACCGGTACAGATCCTTAAGAAACTAAAAGCATTTGCATATAGCATGGCTTTATTACCGACAGGGGATTTATTGATATCTTCAAAGACAGATGCTCTGCAAATACTTTCTAAGGCTACTGGAGAAATTAAACGGTCTATATTCAGCTTTGCACCTCTTCTAACCTTAGCTGTTCATGTAACCAAAGCTAACCAAATCATAGTAGGGGTTAGAGAAAATGGAGAACCATTTCCAGTCAATGGTCCTAGACAGGTCATTGTGTTGGATATGAATGGAAGGAAAGAAAAGGTGTACCATTTAGACAATAATGGGCAATCTATCTTTACAGCTCCTGCAAGAATAACTTCAGACAATGACAATAACTGTTATGTTCTAGATCGTCTCAATGCAGACTACGATGGTAGAATAGTTGCATTAAATAAAACCAATGGAATAAGATGGGTATATAGTGATCAACACATCAACATACAACGAACATTCACGCCTAAAGATTTAGTGGCTACAAAATCAGACAATATTATAGTTGCAGATAGTACCCATCACATAATTCATATCATTGACACTTATTATGGACAGTGTTTGTATTACCTGTACACTAAGGATCAGTTAGGTATTCAGTTACCGTTCTCTTTAGACTTTGACAATACAGGAACATTATACATAGGGTGTGGTACATTCATAAATGGATCTGTTGAGGCCAAACTATATACAGTACAGGTTTCAGGATTCGGCATATGGTGA